Genomic segment of Tiliqua scincoides isolate rTilSci1 chromosome 1, rTilSci1.hap2, whole genome shotgun sequence:
acttggaccagccctgcttaCAGGAGTGTTATGAAGTTTAAACAGGGATGCTAGTGAGAGCATAATATATGCTGTGCTGAACCTTGGAAGGAAGATCAGGATTAAAATTTACTAAATAACTGAAATTACTCCAAAATAAGTATTTTGAAGATTCAGCCTACGTCCATGTAGAGTCACAGTCTGAGCCAACCAGCTCATGCTTTTTATTTCTTCTGAAAACATAACACCGTATTCACAGTGTGCTGTTGCACATACTTTGTTCCATTGACATCCAAAGACTGACCTGAAATAGTATATTGGCTGTTCTGAGCAAAACATAGCCTGTAACATGACATGTTGATATTTCTCTCTTTCAAagtgcttaatttgtttttttaattgttttaggtGCAGAGCATGGAGAATGATGAACTTCCGTCAGAGGATGGGATGGATTGGTGTGGGATTATATCTAATAGCAAGCGCAGCAGCATTTTACTATGtctttgaaatcaatgagacttacaacAGACTGGCACTGGAGCACATTCAGCAGCCCCCTGAAAAACTCAGAGAAGAGACCACCTGGATGCACTCCTTAAAAACACGACTGCTGTCATTACCTTTTTGGCTGTGGGCCATTATCTTTTTAATCCCCTATTTACAGATGTTCTTGTTCCTTTATTCCTGTACAAGAGCCGATCCCAAAACAGTGGGCTACTGCATCATTCCTATCTGCCTGGCTGTTGTCTGCAATCGTCACCAAACATTTGTAAAGGCTTCCAACCAAATCAGCAGACTGCAACTGATTGACACTTGAATCAATCTGCattttcccctgcctgttttaAATCATCTGGAGATGCTTGGCTGCGTCTGTCAAACATAAGAGTGAACCTTGGAAGTCGTCTTTGTCAAATGTTAACTACTGAATAAAATCTGCCTTCTATTTTTTAACACAAAGTTGATTTTAAAGATGGGTGCATTCTGCTTGATGGAACGACTGAGCCTTCTTTGAGACTTGAGGGCAACCTTCTTCATATTGCCTTATGATGCAGAATTTCTACACTCCCCCTGAAGTTTCTGTTGGGAAACATGTTTGAAACCTTACTTCACTGTGCACCCCCTTCCCCAAATTGTCAAGCTTTCCCTGAGAATCGATTAAAATGACTTTTCCTTTGTTATAATGTGTAAAATTTGGATTGATCATAAAAGTGGCGTTTAAGACATTGTTGTGTTTTCTCCTTCAGTAAGGCTGCATTCAGAAAAGGGTTCCATTTACACACGATGCAGAGAAAATGAGGCTTTTGTTACTTTTCTATTTTTCCAGAGTGATTCAGTGTAACTTGTTCAGGCCTGTTCTTATAATCTTTTTTGAACTTGAATATGGACACCCAACTACATAACATGTTCTGTGTATCAAGTATAAGAACTGCATGTGTATATTTtattcccattttttaaaaacatgtgagAGCAGAGAGACTTTGTTGCTGTTGCTTCTGTCTTAaacataaaaatttttttatatcAGATGTGTGCTCtaaccctgcccccatcacccaaAGCAGTGCACAGCAATTAAGGACAGTAcagtacaatttttttaaagttgtatcTAAAAACAGCCATAACAGATTAAAATCAGCAGTCAGTGAACAGCAGTAATAAACTAGCCTCCAGCTGTCAACACCAGCTTTTTAAACTGAAGGTGGTCAGTGCTGGATTTTTTGAAAGAATGAGATAATTTAAGAATTCCTTTACAATATTTGCCCCAGATATTCAGACTTTAAGCTACACTGTTCAAGATACCGATATTCTTCTTAATTACATGGCATCAGATGTTGTTTGGTAACTGACATACTGTATTTTCAGTTAAGACAGTATCCCACAGCAGCATTCTTCTATGTCTCCATAGTAATGAATCAGAGTATACATTGCTATTCATTCTACATAGTGTCATATCCATTTTCAGTCTAGCAACAATAAGCCCATAAGAAGTGGCCCCTGAAGTCCACTTTAATTGCtaaaccaatggttctcaaaaattttagcactgggaccaactttttagaatgacaatctgtcagggcccCCAGAAACCATTAACCTAGAAGTggtatcatggctggaagtgagatcatcaagcaggaaaatttttaacaccctcaaacaaaaaaatcagatcaattaactaaattaaaagtttatagtAAGTAtagtgtgtgtatacacacacacacaccaggcacTGTTTTCTTACTCGTTAATTTGCTCCACTCTCCAGTACAATTTAGTATAGTGAAAAATTAGTTCTATGGATTTTAATTTTATATGTAAAAATCAACACTTGTACTCTGTTGAAAAATGCAGCTGAGTATCTGGAAAACTTTGAAGCCCCAGAGTTGGTTCTTCACTGTTTTCCGCTTGCTTACGTAAGACTTTTTGACCTTGGGAAGCTTTCATAGTTGCAAGAAACTATCAAAAGAAAATGTCAACATGGCTGGTTTTTACTGCTTTACATGTGAAAGTTAAGAGTCACTATTAGAGTCTGAAGGTGTAAGTCACTTTTCTCTAGGATGTAAATGAAGACATATAGTACTATATTATGGGGTTGGGGCATAACATTTTTGTTTCTACATGTATAGATCATACCAATACTGTTTATAACATTCTATGATCATTACTGCATATGGTTATTGCTTCAGTCAAATGGAAAAATTAAGTCTGCTTTAATTGTGCTTGCACAAATCTTGTTCATTTCAAGTCCAATTGAGATGAGAAGTCTCCCATATGCAGCACTAGTGAAAAGCTCTTACCTGTGCTAATGCTCTACCCATACAAGTGCTGACATGCCAGCAACTTACCTGTTGGAAATATGTGCTGTGCCAGATGAATTCTTATTATGAATATCTCACAGATCGGAATACTTGTTTTAGCAGCCCTCAGATACTTGGGGAAGGTACTATTTTTGCATCATATCTGAACAAGCCAAGCAGATGTATACTGAACTGATGGGACCACTGGTGCTTGGTTCTTTTACTTGTGTTGTGGATTACATAGTAGCCAATCTGCACTACAGCTATACTTGCTGTACAGCTGTACTTGCTGTGCAGTTACACTTGCTTCTCACAAGAGTTTCAGTGTTAAAGATTGCTCAGATTTCTTGAGTTACATCATCAGTCATTATGTTCTTGACTACAGGCCAGAACCAAATTAGTCAGCCAACCCTATTGATTGTTATAGCAATTAAAACACATCTACAGGCTGTctcaaaaaaaaaagtacacatttTAAGTACACATTTATACATACTTCATAGTAGTAAGCCTTTAATACTCAAACATCTAAGGCAAGgaactgaagagatgtgtggaaccatcccagggTAAGTGTTGGTGGATGGCTGAAGCTCCCTTAGTCAATGGTGTATAGTTGCCAATGGGAGACATTTTGAGCACCTGGTTCAaaaacctcctaattttagaaatgggctacatcagaatgttggatacaagggagggtaccaggatgcaggtctcttgtcttgtgtgctccctggggcatttggtcggccactgagatacaggaagctggactagatgggcctatggcctgatccagctgtgctgttcttatggtctaACTGGGTCAAGCAAGAGCTTCTGCGTACATAATGTGCAGtgcatgtgtgaattatagtattGTACTACAAGTGGTCCTCAGTATTTGCATGTTCAGTACGCAGATTTTAATATCCTTGAGTTCTGAACTGGTGGGGTGGGCACCTGTAGCCATCTGAacccaaccagagcacagctccagttgggtCTGAAggtcagggaggccatgcacaacctccccaacactcagaaggtcttctaaggcctctTAAGAGCAGAAAACCTGTGGTTTTTGGCTAAAAAGCAGAAGTTGTGCTTTTTGGCTCTTGGGAGCCTTTGTAAGGCTGGAGTTAACACAGCTCCGGTCAGGTTCGGATGGCTTCAGGCTCCTGaaatctgcagatttgaatagcCAGAGATTTTTCAATCCACAGgagttctggaaatggaagtcctgcagatactgagggctgcCCTGTAtctgtgtgaattatagcataataaatttgacatgATAAAGTatatgtacattttcttgagatgccctgtatTTGTAACTAAACAGAGCTTTTATATAATCAAGGAACACAAGTCAAAGTAGTTATGTAGCCCCCTTACCTTTTGCATTACAGAACTGCCTCCCTAGGAAAACTATATTAATGTAAGGACACTACAGTTTAGCTCAGATATAATGTCAAATCGCTAACGATAGTTTGTAAAGGTCTGCAAAACCAGAGTCAGAAACCATGGCTTTTGTCAACTGCAATTTGGTATGTTGCCTGAAATAACAAAATTACCATTATTGCTCCTGAGAATACTGCACCATGGAAAAGGAAGCAATCATATGAAGCTTATGAGTAGACAGAAGATAGAAAACAAACCATGATCTCCTTCTTGCACACTTAGAAATTCCAAGTGTGGAGTTAGGCTTAATTATTCTGAATTGAATAGAGAAACAATGAGAAACATGATTTTGTCTTCCTCCTAGAATTCCAGTAAGAACAAAGTGTCAAGATTATGTATGTCTGTAGATTTTTATGGCCAGTagtaatccaacaatttaacataatCTGCTGGGAAGACCATAGTTGTGTCAAAGGATTAAACTCCATGCAGTTAAGGCCCATTTCATTCTGTAACTTCTTCAGAATTCCATCAGGGAACAAGCCTGGATATGATTCATTTACagtgcgatcctatgcatgtttactcagaaggaattgCCACTCTGTTCCATGAAGCTTATTCCCTAATAAGTGTGTTCAGATTTTCAGGCTGTTTGCTATGGGATTCTTTTCTAATCTCCAGTTTTGTCCCCATACTATAGCCATACTATTTCACATTTGTTATTctctcctggtttttttttttttttaagacacctTGTAGTGCTGGGAAAATTACAAAGAAAAATATGTGAAGTGGGGACAGTTGAATTTATGTtatgtttaattatttttaaaccattgctTCCAGTCATTAGTGTCAAGTCAAAGGCACTTGAGATACTCAATACAAAGAAAAAACCCAATGCAAAAAAATGTACTTAAGAATATATGTTTTTATTCTGAATGTTGATATAAacagcaaaatattttaaaacagcacATCCTTCTCTCCTACCCATGACATTTTATTTGGTGGTATGCACATTTCAAATTATCACCTGTACatcacataatttaaaaacaaacaacacatttttcttttgtAGCTCGCAATAGAAAACAATGAAAAGGCCTGTATATTTCTAGTTATCAAAACAGTGCAACATTTTTATTGGCAAAAACCTCTAATGGGATAAAATTCAAATTAGTTTAAAAGTTCCTATTAGAGATGTGCTTTTTTCGTTTTAATGGTGGTCCAACAGGACATGCTTGGGCATTAA
This window contains:
- the LYSET gene encoding lysosomal enzyme trafficking factor; the encoded protein is MMNFRQRMGWIGVGLYLIASAAAFYYVFEINETYNRLALEHIQQPPEKLREETTWMHSLKTRLLSLPFWLWAIIFLIPYLQMFLFLYSCTRADPKTVGYCIIPICLAVVCNRHQTFVKASNQISRLQLIDT